One segment of Mycolicibacterium neworleansense DNA contains the following:
- a CDS encoding acyl-CoA dehydrogenase family protein: MLLEFDADQRLWQETVRDAVTKQCPATLVREVAEQGVDPAPLWQSYIDQGWTELTEPNAVELAIVLEELGRATDLTPYLATMTQYAPLAGDRFDTAKAGAAVYSGVTANRDATGWVLAGTAHHVLDGDRAQNLAVVTDGGVFLVDATKAVVTRSAIFDPVLHVAVVTFDNVHVDDTDRIHVDTEKARHLALTGMAITMVGACQRVLDLALEHVKQRQQFGVAIGSFQAVQHKAVDMHVAIERARALAYFAALAIAADDPRRRLASAMAKAAAGECQAVVFRHGLQLFGAMGFTWENDVQFALKRAKAGELLLGGAAEHRALIAAEYRTSYRGL, from the coding sequence GTGCTACTCGAATTCGATGCCGATCAGCGGCTATGGCAGGAAACCGTGCGCGACGCGGTGACCAAGCAGTGCCCGGCCACGCTGGTCCGTGAAGTGGCCGAGCAGGGTGTCGATCCGGCACCGCTGTGGCAGAGCTATATCGACCAGGGCTGGACGGAGCTCACCGAGCCGAATGCGGTGGAGCTCGCGATCGTGCTCGAGGAACTCGGCCGGGCCACCGATCTGACGCCCTATCTGGCGACGATGACTCAGTACGCACCCCTGGCGGGGGACCGGTTCGACACGGCCAAGGCCGGCGCCGCGGTGTACAGCGGTGTGACGGCCAACCGGGATGCCACCGGCTGGGTGCTGGCGGGAACCGCACACCACGTGCTCGACGGCGACCGCGCGCAGAACCTGGCGGTGGTGACCGACGGCGGTGTCTTCCTGGTCGACGCCACCAAGGCCGTAGTGACGCGCAGCGCGATCTTCGATCCGGTGCTGCACGTGGCGGTGGTGACGTTCGACAACGTACATGTCGATGACACAGACCGCATTCACGTGGACACCGAGAAGGCGCGCCACCTCGCCCTGACGGGCATGGCCATCACGATGGTCGGTGCCTGCCAACGGGTCCTGGACCTGGCACTCGAGCACGTCAAGCAGCGCCAGCAGTTCGGTGTGGCGATCGGATCATTCCAGGCCGTGCAGCACAAAGCGGTCGACATGCACGTCGCCATCGAAAGAGCGCGTGCGCTGGCTTATTTCGCTGCCTTGGCGATCGCCGCCGATGACCCGCGCCGGCGGCTGGCGTCGGCGATGGCCAAGGCCGCAGCAGGGGAGTGCCAGGCGGTGGTGTTCCGCCACGGCCTGCAACTGTTCGGGGCAATGGGCTTCACCTGGGAGAACGACGTCCAGTTCGCGCTCAAGCGGGCCAAGGCCGGCGAGCTGCTGTTGGGCGGCGCGGCCGAGCACCGCGCGTTGATCGCCGCCGAGTACCGCACGAGCTACAGGGGACTGTAA
- a CDS encoding amidohydrolase family protein: protein MSITTNPRVPAAERIAVRCVDSDVHPMPRRGELIEYIPEPWRSKYFLSHKVGEQIYYDAPDYAHAYAMRVDAFPPDGEFACSDPDMALRQLIMEAGSDIAILEPTHSEHRLGEATAAYCTATNLWLANHWLDSHNNWHERWRGSVCVAIEEPQLAVAEIEQWAQHPYMAQVLIKAEPRPSWGDPKYYPIWAAATKHDITVSCHLSRGEYETLPTPPVGLPSYNHDFMVSYSLLAANQVMSLIFDGVFDRFPTLRIVFVEHAFTWILPLMWRMDAIYEKRKNWMDIKRKPSEYVKDHIKFTTQPLDYPEDKTELSRAFEWMECEKILLYSSDYPHWTFDDPRWLVKHLPEHAREAIMFRNGIETYKLPETVPVLEGQVRVF from the coding sequence ATGTCCATCACCACAAACCCACGGGTGCCGGCGGCCGAGCGGATCGCGGTTCGGTGCGTCGACTCCGACGTCCACCCCATGCCACGGCGCGGCGAGTTGATCGAGTACATCCCGGAACCTTGGCGCAGCAAGTACTTTCTGAGCCACAAGGTAGGCGAGCAGATCTACTACGACGCCCCGGATTACGCGCACGCGTACGCAATGCGGGTGGATGCGTTCCCGCCCGACGGTGAATTCGCCTGCAGCGACCCGGACATGGCACTGCGCCAGCTGATCATGGAGGCGGGTTCCGACATCGCCATCCTTGAGCCGACGCATTCCGAGCACCGACTCGGTGAAGCCACTGCCGCTTACTGCACCGCCACCAACCTGTGGCTGGCCAACCATTGGCTGGACAGTCACAACAACTGGCACGAGCGCTGGCGTGGATCGGTCTGTGTGGCGATCGAGGAACCACAGCTGGCGGTGGCCGAGATCGAGCAGTGGGCGCAACACCCTTACATGGCACAGGTTCTGATCAAGGCCGAGCCGCGGCCGTCGTGGGGCGACCCGAAGTACTACCCGATCTGGGCTGCCGCCACCAAGCACGACATCACTGTGAGCTGCCACCTGTCCCGCGGCGAGTACGAGACGCTCCCGACGCCTCCGGTGGGCCTGCCGAGCTACAACCACGATTTCATGGTCAGCTACTCGCTGCTGGCGGCCAACCAGGTGATGAGCCTGATCTTCGACGGCGTCTTCGACCGCTTCCCGACGCTGCGCATCGTGTTCGTCGAGCACGCCTTCACCTGGATCCTGCCGCTGATGTGGCGGATGGACGCGATTTACGAGAAGCGCAAGAACTGGATGGACATCAAGCGCAAGCCGAGTGAGTACGTCAAGGACCACATCAAGTTCACCACCCAGCCGCTGGACTACCCCGAGGACAAGACCGAACTGTCGCGGGCCTTCGAGTGGATGGAGTGCGAGAAGATCCTGCTGTATTCCAGCGACTACCCGCACTGGACCTTCGACGACCCCCGCTGGCTGGTCAAGCACCTGCCCGAGCATGCGCGCGAGGCGATCATGTTCCGCAACGGCATCGAGACCTACAAGCTGCCCGAGACCGTTCCGGTCCTCGAGGGACAGGTCCGGGTGTTCTGA
- a CDS encoding alpha/beta fold hydrolase codes for MSELASESTDLAVTRPLKPGEKTMEVNGGNVVYEILGDKGDFIALTPGGRFSKDIPGLRPLAEALVEGGYRVLLWDRPNCGRSDVQFYGQSESHMRAETLYHLITGLDIGPCFILGGSGGARDSMLTTMLYPEIVRKLVVWNIVGGVYGSFVLGGHYVTPSILAVRGLGIEGLLNVPEWRERIAENPANRERLLDLDADEFLKVMLRWLNAFVSKPGQTIPGVPDEMFDNITVPTLIIRGGENDWDHPKRTSLEVSCLIKGSKLIDPPWPEDAWERAGERFAQSGGKTFCLFDTWVQAAPAIIDFLRSS; via the coding sequence ATGAGCGAGCTTGCGAGCGAATCAACGGATCTGGCGGTGACTCGTCCACTCAAGCCGGGCGAGAAGACCATGGAGGTCAACGGCGGCAACGTCGTCTACGAAATCCTCGGCGACAAGGGCGATTTCATCGCGCTGACTCCCGGCGGCCGGTTCAGCAAGGACATTCCGGGCCTGCGGCCGCTGGCCGAGGCCCTCGTCGAGGGCGGCTACCGGGTGCTGCTGTGGGACCGGCCGAACTGCGGCAGGTCGGACGTGCAGTTCTACGGGCAGAGCGAATCTCACATGCGGGCCGAGACGCTGTACCACCTGATCACCGGCCTCGACATCGGGCCGTGCTTCATCCTCGGTGGCTCCGGTGGCGCGCGGGACTCGATGCTGACCACCATGCTTTATCCCGAGATCGTGCGAAAGCTGGTGGTGTGGAACATCGTCGGCGGGGTGTACGGGTCGTTCGTACTCGGCGGCCACTATGTGACCCCCAGTATCCTGGCAGTCCGCGGGCTGGGTATCGAGGGGTTGCTGAACGTGCCGGAATGGCGGGAACGGATCGCGGAGAACCCCGCGAACCGGGAGCGCCTGCTCGACCTCGACGCCGACGAGTTCCTCAAGGTCATGCTGCGGTGGCTCAATGCGTTCGTGTCGAAACCCGGCCAGACCATCCCCGGCGTCCCCGACGAGATGTTCGACAACATCACGGTTCCCACCCTGATCATCCGTGGCGGCGAGAACGACTGGGATCACCCCAAACGCACCTCACTTGAGGTGAGTTGTCTGATCAAGGGTTCCAAACTGATCGATCCGCCCTGGCCCGAGGACGCCTGGGAACGCGCCGGCGAGAGATTCGCCCAGAGCGGCGGGAAGACGTTCTGCCTGTTCGACACCTGGGTGCAGGCCGCCCCGGCGATCATCGACTTCCTGAGGTCCTCGTGA
- a CDS encoding acyl-CoA dehydrogenase family protein, with protein sequence MQLTYDSDVEEFRAEFSAFLDANLPSEAQTLERPRSVSHMPQWARDWQRLLFDNGWLLPAQPPEFGGRNATVVQTFVHLDELCRRRIYHSFNPQGVNIIAASLLSFGSEEQKQRWAVPVLRGEKTASLGMSEPSAGSDLASLRTRAVLDGDHFVVNGQKVWTSGAHDADWLLTFVRTDPDAPKHKGISVLIIPTDTPGVVCRPFADMTGEENLDFNEVFFTDARVPAENLVGPLNGGWGVANGSLGHERTMMWLGFADRIDNMLADFRPKTELERDQYATTVMDYQALRAMGSAALAKASRGEADTASVSVLKLFGSEAERTAFENALTAAGPDGLIHPTTSGPYEHMNLDHYFASWFERYARSFGGTIAGGTSEIQRNIIATQVLGLPRR encoded by the coding sequence ATGCAGCTGACATACGACTCCGACGTCGAGGAGTTCCGCGCCGAGTTCTCCGCATTCCTGGATGCCAACCTGCCGTCGGAGGCTCAGACGCTCGAGCGGCCCCGGTCGGTCTCGCACATGCCGCAATGGGCGCGCGACTGGCAGCGGCTCCTGTTCGACAACGGGTGGCTGCTCCCCGCGCAGCCGCCGGAGTTCGGTGGCCGCAACGCCACCGTGGTGCAGACTTTCGTCCACCTCGATGAGCTGTGCCGTCGCCGGATCTATCACAGCTTCAATCCCCAGGGCGTCAACATCATTGCGGCGTCCCTTCTTTCGTTCGGTTCCGAGGAGCAGAAGCAACGCTGGGCCGTCCCGGTGCTGCGGGGTGAAAAGACCGCGTCGCTGGGCATGAGCGAGCCCAGTGCCGGTTCGGACCTCGCGTCACTACGCACGCGCGCCGTGTTGGACGGCGACCACTTCGTCGTCAACGGCCAGAAGGTGTGGACCTCAGGGGCGCATGACGCTGATTGGCTGCTGACCTTCGTGCGGACCGACCCGGACGCGCCGAAGCACAAGGGAATTAGCGTGCTGATCATCCCGACCGACACTCCCGGCGTGGTGTGCCGGCCCTTCGCCGACATGACTGGCGAGGAGAATCTCGACTTCAACGAAGTGTTCTTCACCGACGCCCGGGTGCCGGCCGAGAACCTCGTCGGTCCGCTCAACGGCGGTTGGGGCGTGGCCAACGGATCGCTGGGTCACGAGCGCACCATGATGTGGCTCGGTTTCGCCGATCGAATCGACAACATGCTGGCCGACTTTCGGCCGAAAACCGAGCTGGAGCGGGACCAGTACGCCACCACCGTGATGGACTACCAGGCGTTGCGCGCCATGGGTTCGGCGGCGCTGGCCAAGGCGTCGCGCGGGGAGGCCGACACCGCCTCGGTGTCGGTGCTCAAGCTGTTCGGCTCCGAGGCCGAGCGCACGGCGTTCGAAAACGCGCTGACCGCGGCCGGGCCCGATGGTTTGATCCACCCGACCACCTCAGGTCCATACGAGCACATGAACCTCGACCACTACTTCGCGAGCTGGTTCGAGCGCTATGCCCGTAGCTTTGGCGGCACCATCGCCGGCGGCACGTCGGAGATCCAGCGCAACATCATCGCCACCCAGGTGCTGGGGTTGCCCCGCCGCTGA
- a CDS encoding Rieske (2Fe-2S) protein, with product MSEPDKRPRLAQGREHVVATVDEIPPGTHKLVPIGRHGVGVYNVNGTFYAIANYCPHEGGPLCSGRARGRTVVDDNVPGDAVMVRDKEYIYCPWHQWGFELATGTTAVKPEWSIRTYPVRVVGDDVLVMA from the coding sequence ATGAGCGAACCCGACAAGCGCCCCCGGCTCGCGCAGGGACGCGAGCACGTCGTCGCCACAGTCGACGAAATCCCTCCCGGCACACACAAATTGGTGCCGATCGGCCGCCACGGGGTCGGTGTGTACAACGTCAACGGCACCTTCTACGCCATCGCCAACTACTGCCCGCACGAGGGCGGTCCGCTGTGCTCGGGCCGTGCCCGCGGCCGCACGGTGGTCGACGACAACGTTCCCGGCGACGCTGTGATGGTGCGCGACAAGGAGTACATCTACTGCCCCTGGCACCAATGGGGTTTCGAGCTGGCTACCGGCACCACCGCGGTGAAGCCGGAATGGAGTATCCGTACCTACCCGGTCCGTGTGGTTGGAGATGATGTGTTGGTGATGGCATGA
- a CDS encoding amidohydrolase family protein has protein sequence MAINDPAQPGSAGTPVIDASVHVFFGSNKDLRQNFLQEPFASRGFPDYEMNWYGAPGGEYAKGTKGPDRQYPGSDPDIAAQHLFADRGVDLAILHPMTRGIMPDRHLGTALAAAHNAMMVTRWLEHDEHGERFRGTIRVNPDDIVGALREIDKYKDHPRVVQIGIPMQSRELYGKPQFWPLWEAAADAGLPVAVHIEGGAGIQFAPTPSGKTRTYEQYLGFMALNYIYHLMNMIAEGVFERTPDLKFVWADGAADMLTPFMWRMDCFGRPHLEQTPWAPKMPSDYLPGHVYFVQGALDGPGDTEFAGEWLSFTGKEDMVMFGSSYPHWQLNEPEIPSAFSSEQREKLLWRNAAKLYGLEDEFASSGSSSAVAAQ, from the coding sequence TTGGCCATCAACGACCCCGCGCAACCCGGCAGTGCGGGAACGCCCGTGATCGACGCGAGCGTGCACGTCTTCTTCGGCTCGAACAAGGACCTGCGGCAGAACTTTCTGCAGGAGCCGTTCGCGAGCCGCGGCTTTCCCGACTACGAGATGAACTGGTACGGCGCACCGGGCGGCGAGTACGCGAAGGGCACCAAGGGGCCCGACCGCCAGTACCCTGGCTCCGATCCCGACATCGCCGCACAGCACCTGTTCGCCGACCGCGGCGTCGACCTCGCGATCCTGCACCCGATGACCCGCGGCATCATGCCCGACCGTCACCTCGGAACCGCCCTTGCGGCCGCGCACAACGCGATGATGGTCACCCGCTGGCTCGAACACGACGAGCACGGTGAGCGGTTCCGCGGCACCATCCGGGTCAATCCGGACGACATCGTGGGTGCCCTGCGCGAGATCGACAAGTACAAGGACCACCCGCGCGTGGTGCAGATCGGCATCCCGATGCAGTCACGCGAACTCTATGGCAAGCCGCAGTTCTGGCCGCTGTGGGAGGCAGCCGCCGACGCCGGCCTGCCGGTGGCCGTGCACATCGAGGGCGGGGCCGGCATCCAGTTCGCCCCGACACCGTCGGGCAAGACCCGGACCTACGAGCAGTACCTGGGCTTCATGGCGCTCAACTACATCTATCACCTGATGAACATGATCGCCGAGGGCGTGTTCGAGCGGACGCCGGATCTCAAGTTCGTCTGGGCCGACGGCGCCGCGGATATGTTGACCCCGTTCATGTGGCGGATGGACTGCTTCGGGCGTCCCCACCTGGAGCAGACCCCGTGGGCACCCAAGATGCCCAGCGACTACCTGCCCGGGCACGTGTACTTCGTCCAGGGCGCGCTCGACGGTCCCGGCGACACCGAGTTCGCCGGTGAGTGGTTGAGCTTCACCGGCAAGGAAGACATGGTGATGTTCGGCTCCAGCTATCCGCACTGGCAGCTCAACGAGCCCGAGATCCCGAGCGCGTTCAGCAGTGAACAACGCGAGAAGTTGTTGTGGCGCAACGCCGCCAAGCTCTACGGGCTGGAGGACGAATTCGCGAGTTCAGGTTCATCGTCCGCGGTTGCGGCACAGTAG
- a CDS encoding NAD(P)-dependent oxidoreductase: MRVGFIGLGSQGAPMARRIVEGGFETTLWARRPVSLEPFADTGAKTAGSPAELAAASDLVCLCVVGDDDVRQVLDGETGVLAGLAPGGVVAIHSTVHPDTCREIAEKAAAQGISVIDAPVSGGEPAASAGTLLVMVGGDEEVVERVRPVFATYADPIVHLGGVGAGQVAKILNNLLFSANLGAAMSALELGEALGVPRQALCEVISRGSATSKALNSIAMFGGTLDNLAPIAGALLQKDCRHAASLADDASAPQGAVFDAADNALAIMNHPR, translated from the coding sequence ATGCGAGTCGGATTTATCGGGCTGGGCAGCCAGGGGGCACCGATGGCCCGGCGGATCGTCGAGGGTGGCTTCGAGACCACCCTGTGGGCACGGCGGCCGGTCTCTCTGGAACCCTTCGCCGATACCGGAGCCAAGACCGCGGGCTCCCCCGCCGAGCTGGCCGCTGCCAGTGATCTGGTCTGCCTGTGCGTGGTCGGTGACGACGACGTCCGCCAGGTGCTCGACGGCGAGACCGGTGTGCTGGCCGGGCTGGCCCCGGGGGGCGTAGTCGCCATTCACTCGACGGTGCACCCCGACACCTGTCGTGAGATCGCGGAGAAGGCTGCCGCCCAGGGTATTTCGGTCATCGACGCCCCGGTGAGTGGCGGCGAGCCGGCCGCCTCGGCCGGCACCCTGCTGGTGATGGTCGGCGGCGACGAGGAGGTCGTCGAGCGGGTGCGCCCGGTGTTCGCCACCTATGCCGATCCGATCGTGCACCTGGGCGGTGTCGGCGCGGGCCAGGTGGCCAAGATCCTGAACAACCTGCTGTTCAGCGCCAACCTGGGTGCCGCCATGAGCGCCCTGGAACTCGGTGAGGCACTGGGGGTTCCACGTCAGGCGCTGTGCGAGGTCATCTCGCGCGGTTCGGCCACCAGCAAGGCGCTCAACAGCATCGCCATGTTCGGCGGGACACTGGACAACCTGGCGCCGATCGCCGGCGCGCTGCTGCAGAAGGACTGCCGGCATGCCGCCAGCCTGGCCGACGACGCCTCGGCCCCGCAGGGGGCGGTGTTCGACGCCGCGGACAATGCGCTGGCCATCATGAACCATCCCCGCTGA
- a CDS encoding thiolase C-terminal domain-containing protein, whose protein sequence is MSEIPGRPLPTVTTLNEYFWTAGADGVLRIQECQDCSALIHPPQPVCRYCRSHNMGVREVSGRGSLAGFTVNHRFGFPDLPPPYVVAEVAIAEDPRVRLTTNIVDCEPDDLKLGMPVEVDFQHIEDVWLPVFKPSADTTATPPVAEPVAPQDIAKYVRPMLTKQKFEDHSAITGIGMSKIGRRQMVPPLSLTIDAAEKAVADAGLTFDDIDGLSTYPGLAIAGMGEGGVTALEGALGLRPTWINGGMDTFGPGGSVIAAMMAVATGMARHVLCFRTLWEATFGQLVKEGKMSPPMGGRSDNWQHPYGATSAAHTLAQNAGRHFDRYGTTRETLGWIALNQRANAALNPTAIYRDPLTMDDYLSARMITTPFGLYDCDVPCDGAVAVIVSAVDAARDLPKPPILFEAVGTQIIERLDWDQTTLTHEPQVLGQSAHMWSRTSLRPSDVDVAELYDGFSFNCLSWLEGLGFCGIGEAKDFLDSGHNIARDGIIPLNTHGGQLSHGRTHGMGLIHEAVTQLRGEAGERQVANARVAVASSGGLTPSGVLLMRRDD, encoded by the coding sequence TTGTCAGAGATACCGGGACGTCCGCTCCCGACGGTCACCACGCTCAACGAGTATTTCTGGACCGCGGGCGCCGACGGGGTGCTGCGAATCCAGGAGTGTCAGGACTGCAGCGCCCTCATCCATCCGCCACAGCCGGTCTGCCGCTACTGCCGCAGCCACAACATGGGTGTGCGCGAGGTGTCCGGGCGCGGTTCGCTCGCGGGGTTCACGGTCAACCACCGGTTCGGGTTCCCCGATCTGCCGCCGCCGTACGTGGTGGCCGAGGTGGCCATCGCCGAGGATCCGCGGGTTCGGTTGACGACCAACATCGTCGACTGCGAGCCGGACGATCTAAAGCTGGGGATGCCGGTGGAAGTCGACTTCCAGCACATCGAGGATGTCTGGCTGCCGGTGTTCAAGCCGTCGGCCGACACCACCGCCACCCCGCCGGTCGCCGAGCCGGTGGCCCCCCAGGACATCGCCAAGTACGTCCGGCCGATGCTGACCAAGCAGAAGTTCGAAGACCACTCGGCCATCACCGGGATCGGGATGTCCAAGATCGGTCGACGCCAGATGGTGCCACCACTGTCACTGACCATCGACGCTGCCGAAAAGGCAGTCGCCGACGCCGGTTTGACGTTCGACGACATCGACGGCCTGTCCACCTACCCGGGCCTGGCGATCGCCGGCATGGGCGAAGGGGGCGTGACCGCTCTGGAAGGCGCACTCGGGCTTCGGCCGACCTGGATCAACGGCGGCATGGACACGTTCGGCCCGGGCGGCTCGGTGATCGCGGCCATGATGGCCGTGGCCACCGGCATGGCGCGCCACGTGCTGTGCTTCCGCACGCTGTGGGAGGCGACATTCGGCCAGCTGGTCAAGGAGGGCAAGATGTCCCCTCCGATGGGCGGCCGCAGTGACAACTGGCAACACCCGTACGGCGCCACCTCGGCCGCACACACGTTGGCGCAGAACGCCGGTCGCCATTTCGACCGGTACGGCACCACGCGCGAGACGCTCGGCTGGATCGCGCTCAACCAGCGTGCCAACGCCGCGCTGAACCCGACCGCCATCTACCGTGATCCGCTCACCATGGACGACTACCTCTCGGCCCGCATGATCACCACGCCCTTCGGCCTCTACGACTGCGATGTGCCGTGCGACGGCGCGGTGGCCGTCATCGTCTCGGCCGTGGACGCCGCGCGCGATCTGCCCAAGCCACCGATCCTGTTCGAGGCGGTGGGCACTCAGATCATCGAACGGCTCGACTGGGATCAGACCACGCTCACCCACGAGCCGCAGGTACTCGGCCAGAGTGCGCACATGTGGTCGCGAACCTCGTTGCGCCCCAGCGATGTCGACGTCGCCGAGCTGTATGACGGATTCAGCTTCAACTGCCTGTCCTGGCTGGAGGGGCTTGGCTTCTGCGGTATCGGCGAAGCCAAGGACTTCCTCGACAGCGGCCACAACATCGCCCGTGACGGCATCATCCCGCTCAACACCCACGGCGGGCAGCTCTCGCATGGGCGCACCCACGGGATGGGCCTGATCCACGAGGCCGTCACCCAGCTGCGCGGCGAGGCCGGCGAGCGCCAGGTGGCCAACGCCCGCGTCGCCGTGGCCAGCAGCGGCGGCCTGACCCCCAGCGGCGTGCTGCTCATGCGCAGGGACGACTAG
- a CDS encoding NADH-ubiquinone oxidoreductase-F iron-sulfur binding region domain-containing protein translates to MTAELTVAAWPGITPRLLRDGAEDLAGYQQAGGYGALGDPDHLLSEVQASGLLGRGGAAFPLAVKLRTVRDNGRNSTGTVVIANGEEGEPASIKDRWLLRNRPHAVLDGLRLAAGIVGADRAVVYVSDPRAAESIERAIAGLSGELGAVAVELLTVTPGYVAGEETAAVHVVNGGPAKPTDKPPRPFEEGVAGKPTLISNVETLAHLAYLHQHGAQAFRKLGTESSPGTFLATITGAGRAPALYELPHGVAMADLLTLHGVSPDNVRGALMGGYFAGLVNHDIVGATLDHESVRALGSGLGCGAIGILTDDCPVAVAASVLAYFDRENAGQCGSCFNGTAAMAAVAVGLRDGNATQEDLDRLKRWSVVLRGRGACATLDGAANVAASLLAQFPDLVQRHLENGCQICRSGAFTAARPYEVEAGEVLV, encoded by the coding sequence ATGACAGCCGAACTGACGGTCGCGGCATGGCCGGGGATCACCCCGCGTCTGCTGCGCGACGGGGCGGAGGACCTGGCCGGCTACCAGCAGGCCGGGGGCTATGGCGCCCTTGGCGATCCGGACCACCTGTTGTCCGAGGTTCAGGCCAGCGGGCTGCTGGGCCGCGGCGGTGCCGCCTTCCCGTTGGCGGTGAAGCTGCGCACGGTACGCGACAACGGTCGCAACAGCACAGGCACCGTGGTGATCGCCAACGGCGAAGAGGGCGAGCCGGCCTCGATCAAGGACCGCTGGTTGCTTCGCAACCGCCCACATGCGGTCCTCGACGGCCTTCGGCTGGCTGCCGGGATCGTCGGCGCCGACCGGGCCGTGGTGTACGTGTCGGATCCCCGGGCTGCCGAAAGCATCGAGCGTGCGATCGCCGGGCTTTCCGGTGAGCTGGGCGCGGTGGCAGTCGAATTGCTCACCGTCACTCCGGGTTACGTCGCGGGTGAGGAAACCGCCGCCGTGCACGTGGTCAACGGTGGTCCGGCCAAACCCACCGACAAGCCCCCGCGCCCGTTCGAGGAAGGGGTGGCGGGCAAGCCGACGCTGATCAGCAACGTCGAGACACTGGCTCACCTGGCCTATCTCCACCAGCACGGCGCGCAAGCGTTCCGCAAGCTGGGCACCGAATCCTCGCCCGGTACGTTCCTGGCCACGATCACCGGGGCGGGACGTGCACCGGCACTGTACGAGCTGCCGCACGGAGTCGCCATGGCGGATCTACTGACCCTGCACGGGGTGTCCCCCGACAACGTCCGTGGGGCGTTGATGGGCGGGTACTTCGCCGGGCTGGTCAATCACGACATCGTCGGAGCCACACTGGATCACGAGTCCGTACGGGCGCTGGGCAGCGGGTTGGGTTGCGGGGCGATCGGCATCCTCACCGATGACTGCCCGGTGGCGGTCGCCGCGTCGGTGCTGGCCTACTTCGACCGGGAGAACGCCGGCCAATGCGGTTCGTGCTTCAACGGAACGGCTGCGATGGCCGCGGTGGCCGTCGGCCTGCGCGATGGCAACGCCACCCAGGAGGATCTGGACCGGCTCAAGCGGTGGTCGGTGGTATTGCGCGGCCGCGGCGCCTGCGCAACGCTCGACGGCGCGGCCAACGTGGCGGCCAGCCTGCTGGCCCAGTTCCCCGATCTGGTGCAGCGGCACCTCGAAAATGGCTGTCAGATCTGCCGTTCCGGTGCCTTCACTGCCGCGCGGCCATACGAAGTGGAAGCCGGGGAGGTGCTGGTATGA
- a CDS encoding ferredoxin gives MRIKLDRTLCDGFGLCAKHAPEYFPLDDWGYASLQGDGNIPAADEDAVRRALLDCPVHAIIELKDTRAQREAG, from the coding sequence ATGAGGATCAAACTCGATCGCACGTTGTGCGACGGCTTCGGGTTGTGCGCCAAACACGCACCGGAGTACTTCCCACTGGACGACTGGGGGTACGCCTCGCTTCAGGGTGACGGCAACATTCCCGCGGCTGACGAAGACGCGGTCCGGCGAGCCCTGCTGGACTGCCCGGTGCACGCGATCATCGAGTTGAAGGACACCCGGGCGCAGCGCGAGGCGGGATGA
- a CDS encoding alpha/beta fold hydrolase, translating into MSKADPHPRVVMVDGVPMSALVAESPEPRAVVVALHGGATTSAYFDCPGHPELSLLRAAVDQGYTVIALDRPGYGASAAYPDAMAHPDQRVALAFGAIQRIAGAADLFLLGHSMGCELALHLAVARPEVLGVSLAGTGRRYHPGAQQLLKDASPVNRPRGLRELLWEPARLYPPEVIGAGLSAGGTAYEGDVVKTWSRQDFPALAAQTKVPVQFLAGEFENVWESDAEALAAIGAMFTASPRVRTGELADSGHNLSVGLTAATYHRQVLSFADECVADHARAAVETEVEVEAG; encoded by the coding sequence ATGAGCAAGGCCGATCCGCACCCCAGGGTGGTGATGGTCGACGGAGTTCCGATGTCGGCGCTGGTCGCCGAGTCCCCCGAGCCGCGCGCCGTCGTCGTCGCGCTCCACGGCGGGGCCACCACGTCCGCCTACTTCGACTGCCCCGGTCATCCGGAACTGTCGCTGTTGCGCGCCGCGGTAGATCAGGGCTACACCGTGATCGCCCTCGACCGCCCCGGCTACGGTGCATCGGCCGCCTACCCCGACGCCATGGCACACCCCGATCAGCGGGTCGCGCTGGCATTCGGGGCAATCCAGCGCATCGCCGGTGCGGCAGACCTGTTCCTGCTGGGCCATTCGATGGGCTGCGAACTGGCGCTGCACCTGGCCGTGGCGCGGCCCGAGGTACTCGGTGTTTCGCTGGCCGGCACCGGCCGCCGCTATCACCCGGGTGCACAGCAGCTGCTCAAGGACGCCTCCCCCGTGAACCGGCCGCGCGGTCTGCGTGAGCTGCTGTGGGAGCCGGCCCGGCTGTACCCGCCGGAGGTGATCGGCGCCGGATTGTCCGCCGGTGGCACGGCGTACGAGGGCGACGTCGTCAAAACCTGGTCGCGGCAGGACTTTCCGGCATTGGCGGCACAGACGAAAGTGCCGGTGCAATTCCTCGCCGGCGAGTTCGAGAACGTCTGGGAATCCGATGCCGAGGCACTGGCCGCGATCGGCGCGATGTTCACCGCCTCACCGCGCGTGCGGACCGGTGAACTCGCCGACAGCGGGCACAACCTCAGCGTGGGGCTGACCGCCGCGACCTACCACCGGCAGGTGTTGTCGTTCGCCGATGAGTGCGTGGCTGACCACGCGCGCGCAGCTGTGGAAACCGAAGTGGAAGTGGAGGCAGGTTGA